The following proteins are encoded in a genomic region of Arthrobacter jiangjiafuii:
- a CDS encoding helix-turn-helix transcriptional regulator: MKRTERLHALSEMLRRNGSRGCSAERLAREFGVSVRTVKRDLAALENSGAPVWSRPGPGGGYGLAAGASLPPVSLSPAQAVALMAAVSAAPDAPYADLAAAGVQKILDVLDPRTRAKANELAGRVWVNAAPSSPRIIRSALEEALAEQRVIRLRYTAKDGRTTTRDVEPVLFASTNGQWYLVGWCRLRNAMRWFTVSRIEQASVTKTACTGHTVDEVGEPPANARPVHARGE; the protein is encoded by the coding sequence GTGAAGCGGACAGAACGGCTCCATGCGCTGTCCGAGATGCTGCGCCGGAACGGATCACGGGGTTGTTCCGCCGAGCGGCTGGCCAGGGAGTTCGGCGTATCCGTGCGCACCGTCAAGAGAGACCTCGCGGCGCTCGAGAACAGTGGCGCGCCGGTGTGGTCGCGCCCGGGCCCAGGCGGTGGCTACGGATTGGCCGCAGGTGCGTCCCTGCCGCCCGTCAGCCTGTCCCCGGCGCAGGCGGTGGCGCTCATGGCGGCCGTGTCAGCTGCCCCCGATGCCCCCTACGCCGATCTGGCAGCAGCCGGGGTCCAGAAGATCCTGGACGTCCTTGATCCCAGGACCCGGGCCAAGGCCAACGAGCTGGCCGGCCGCGTCTGGGTCAACGCGGCTCCCTCTTCGCCGCGCATCATCCGGTCGGCGTTGGAGGAGGCATTGGCTGAGCAGCGGGTGATCCGCCTTCGCTACACCGCGAAGGACGGGAGAACGACCACCCGCGACGTCGAACCCGTGCTGTTCGCCTCCACTAACGGCCAGTGGTACCTGGTGGGGTGGTGCCGCCTGCGCAACGCGATGCGATGGTTCACCGTGTCGCGCATCGAGCAGGCCAGCGTCACCAAGACGGCTTGCACCGGCCATACCGTCGACGAGGTCGGAGAACCTCCAGCGAACGCCCGACCGGTGCACGCCCGCGGGGAGTGA
- a CDS encoding DsbA family oxidoreductase, which yields MKVEIWSDIACPWCYIGKRRFEAALAGFEHRDDVEVSWRSYQLDPSLPEVFDGTEVQYLSERKGIDPAQLAGMLKQVTEQAAGVGLAYDFESLVVANSFPGHRLIHLAKAEAGPAAADAVKEALLSAHFEQGRNIGSTDVLAEIGAGVGLDPERVRAVLATDDYTDAVNQDIAEARSLGVNGVPFFVIDRKYGISGAQPPELFTQALETAWAESRPLQMLSTPGTGTDAGTDGSTDGPACGPDGC from the coding sequence ATGAAGGTTGAAATCTGGTCTGACATTGCCTGCCCCTGGTGCTACATCGGAAAGCGCCGCTTCGAAGCCGCGCTGGCCGGTTTTGAGCACCGCGACGACGTGGAGGTCTCCTGGCGCAGCTACCAGTTGGACCCCTCCCTGCCGGAGGTCTTTGACGGCACCGAGGTGCAGTACCTGAGCGAACGCAAGGGCATCGACCCGGCCCAGCTGGCCGGGATGCTCAAGCAGGTCACCGAGCAGGCAGCGGGCGTGGGCCTGGCCTACGACTTCGAGTCGCTGGTGGTCGCCAACAGCTTCCCGGGGCACCGGCTGATTCATCTGGCCAAGGCCGAGGCGGGTCCGGCAGCGGCCGACGCCGTGAAGGAGGCGCTGCTGTCGGCGCACTTTGAACAGGGCCGCAACATCGGCAGCACCGATGTCCTCGCGGAGATCGGCGCCGGCGTGGGCCTGGATCCGGAGCGGGTGCGGGCCGTGCTGGCCACGGACGACTACACCGACGCCGTGAACCAGGACATCGCCGAAGCCCGGTCGCTGGGCGTGAACGGCGTGCCGTTCTTCGTCATCGACCGCAAGTACGGCATTTCCGGGGCGCAGCCGCCGGAGCTGTTCACGCAGGCCCTGGAAACCGCATGGGCTGAGTCACGCCCGCTGCAGATGTTGTCCACACCGGGCACCGGGACGGACGCCGGGACGGACGGCAGCACGGACGGTCCGGCCTGCGGCCCGGACGGCTGCTAG
- a CDS encoding amino acid permease: protein MSSFTQALARGLNIRHIRFMALGSAIGTGLFYGSASAIQSAGPSVLLAYMIGGAAVFLVMRALGEMAVRHPVSGSFGQYASRYLGPFAGFITGWTFAFEMAIVAIADVTALGIYMGFWFPEVPRWTWILAAVALICALNLMRVKVFGETEFWLSILKVTAIIAMIVGGAAIVIFGFGLPDTANPGLDTMLGSGGFFANGFWGLLASFSIVMFAFGGIETVGITAGEADNPKKAIPAAVNTVPVRILLFYICTLSVLMMIFPWQDIDGATSPFVQIFDSLGIPAAAHILNAVVITAALSAINADIFGAGRMLYGLAQQGQAPASFAKVSRHGVPWMTVATMGGVLLAGVVLNALLPEDLFKIIASIATFATVWVWVMILLSHIAMKREIKRRGLPASEFGVPFWPMASYAALAFMVFIVVLLGVMPDTRVALVVGGIWIALLFVAYRLWVRGDGRLRAELDDETGVAWPGTGTEPAAAADSAQPSGNAAGRF from the coding sequence GCTGGCGTACATGATCGGTGGTGCCGCCGTCTTCCTGGTCATGCGCGCCCTGGGCGAAATGGCCGTGCGGCATCCGGTCTCCGGGTCGTTCGGCCAGTACGCCAGCCGCTATCTGGGCCCGTTCGCCGGCTTCATCACCGGCTGGACCTTCGCCTTTGAAATGGCGATCGTCGCCATCGCCGATGTGACCGCCCTGGGTATCTACATGGGTTTCTGGTTCCCCGAGGTGCCGCGCTGGACCTGGATCCTCGCCGCCGTCGCACTGATCTGTGCCCTGAACCTGATGAGGGTGAAGGTCTTTGGCGAGACCGAGTTCTGGCTCTCCATTCTCAAGGTCACCGCCATCATCGCAATGATCGTCGGCGGCGCGGCCATCGTCATCTTCGGCTTCGGCCTGCCGGACACCGCCAATCCGGGTCTGGACACCATGCTGGGATCGGGCGGATTCTTCGCCAACGGCTTCTGGGGCCTGCTGGCCTCCTTCTCCATCGTGATGTTTGCCTTCGGCGGCATTGAAACCGTGGGCATCACCGCCGGCGAGGCGGACAACCCCAAGAAGGCCATTCCGGCAGCGGTCAACACCGTGCCGGTGCGCATTCTGCTCTTCTACATCTGCACCCTGAGCGTGCTGATGATGATCTTCCCCTGGCAGGATATCGACGGCGCCACCAGCCCGTTTGTGCAGATCTTCGATTCCCTCGGCATCCCCGCCGCGGCCCACATCCTCAACGCGGTGGTGATTACCGCAGCCCTGTCCGCCATCAATGCCGACATCTTCGGTGCCGGGCGCATGCTTTACGGACTGGCCCAGCAGGGCCAGGCACCGGCGTCGTTCGCCAAGGTCTCCCGGCACGGCGTGCCGTGGATGACGGTGGCCACCATGGGCGGCGTGCTGCTGGCCGGCGTCGTCCTTAATGCCCTGCTGCCGGAGGACCTGTTCAAGATCATCGCCTCTATCGCCACCTTCGCAACGGTATGGGTGTGGGTGATGATCCTGCTCTCGCACATCGCGATGAAGCGGGAAATCAAGCGCCGTGGCCTGCCGGCCTCGGAGTTCGGCGTGCCGTTCTGGCCGATGGCGTCCTATGCGGCGCTGGCCTTCATGGTGTTCATCGTGGTGCTGCTGGGCGTCATGCCGGACACCCGGGTGGCCCTGGTGGTGGGCGGTATCTGGATCGCCCTGCTCTTCGTGGCGTACCGGCTGTGGGTGCGCGGCGACGGCCGGCTCCGGGCCGAACTGGATGATGAAACCGGCGTGGCCTGGCCGGGCACCGGCACCGAACCGGCGGCCGCCGCGGACAGCGCACAGCCCTCCGGGAATGCCGCCGGGCGCTTCTAG